Proteins encoded by one window of Vitis vinifera cultivar Pinot Noir 40024 chromosome 10, ASM3070453v1:
- the LOC100243015 gene encoding uncharacterized protein LOC100243015 isoform X1, whose amino-acid sequence MTKMSTFEPLSIPALHFLKIPILMPTLLLPLPKLSPSPDHLFLSFAREFGELLGTEVERKVDGMLIGGSMALCSSVTTIATSRIRIMRES is encoded by the exons ATGACCAAAATGTCGACATTCGAGCCCCTCTCAATCCCAGCTCTTCACTTCCTCAAGATTCCGATCCTAATGCCCACACTGCTTCTTCCGCTCCCAAAGTTATCACCATCTCCTGATcacctttttctctctttcg CCCGAGAATTTGGGGAGCTACTGGGGACTGAAGTTGAGAGGAAG GTTGATGGTATGCTCATAGGAGGAAGCATGGCCCTATGTAGCAGTGTTACAACAATTGCCACTTCTAGGATTAGGATTATGAGAGAATCATGA
- the LOC100243015 gene encoding uncharacterized protein LOC100243015 isoform X2 has product MTKMSTFEPLSIPALHFLKIPILMPTLLLPLPKLSPSPDHLFLSFAREFGELLGTEVERKILAVALEFECSVEKII; this is encoded by the exons ATGACCAAAATGTCGACATTCGAGCCCCTCTCAATCCCAGCTCTTCACTTCCTCAAGATTCCGATCCTAATGCCCACACTGCTTCTTCCGCTCCCAAAGTTATCACCATCTCCTGATcacctttttctctctttcg CCCGAGAATTTGGGGAGCTACTGGGGACTGAAGTTGAGAGGAAG ATTTTGGCAGTAGCTTTGGAATTTGAATGCAGTGTAGAAAAGATTATCTGA